The following nucleotide sequence is from Mangifera indica cultivar Alphonso chromosome 1, CATAS_Mindica_2.1, whole genome shotgun sequence.
TGAAAAAGATGGCATACATGTTAGAGTTATAGCAGGAGAGGCCTTAGGGACAAAATCACCAGTCTACACAAGAACACCAACAATGTACTTGGATTTCACTCTGAAACCAGGAGCTCATCTGCAGCAACCGATACTGAAATCCTGGAATGCGTTTGTGTACGTCTTGGAAGGTGACGGTATCTTCTCAAGCATGAAATCTTCTCCAGTTTCAGCACATCACTTGCTTCTGCTAGGATCAGGGGATGGCTTGGAGGCCTGGAACAAGTCCTCTAAGCCTCTCAGGTTTATTCTAGTGGGAGGGGAACCATTAGGTGAACCTGTAGCGCAATTGGGGCCATTTGTCATGAACACACAAGAAGAAATTGACCAAACCATTGATGATTTTGAGAATTATGTTAATGGATTTGAAAAAGCCAGGCATTGGAGATCAGAAGCTGCAATTAGCCTTGATTTTTAGATCAGGATTTAGGGAGAAGTTAATTGGTTCCTTTTCAGATTAGGTGATAAAAATTGCCAATCTCTCTAAAAATGTACATGATAGTCCAAGATTACACCAGAAATTGCTATCTATTTCATGGCTTCCTCTCAGAAgctcatattattttcttttgtgatAGTTAAGTgtattttatcataatatttctaatatttgaattatgttataccctttaaaagttttatattttttcataaattttgtgtatctcttgtttattttttaacaagaaaTCTTATCAGACACAGCCCAACCACCATTTGCAGTAGagatatcttttattttttaacctaaaaGACATTATAAAATACTATTTGAGATCAAGACTTGGGAGAGTAATATAAGACAAATGTTAATCGGcttatgattttgtttataataaggaaaagaaattgatATCCTACAaccaaaaaatgataaataagaaACAATTTTATAAGGTGCATGAGTTTGTaagagaaataaattctatttcaatgataaagagttgaataaaattaaatgaagatTACAAAGTTAggtgttatttatttatatttttaagaaaaagaacaCAAATTTAATAAGAAGAAGGAATTTTAACTTTCCTAATCACAAggaaatcttatttattatattaattaaactctTTACtaaataattctaatatttCCACCTATTAATTAAACCCTTATGAAGGCATTGGTCCCCTATCAGAAGGGAAGTACAAAAAGTACtggacaaataaaatttttaagttatatcacagtttgaattattaaaaatttgataattttaatataaacacttttaataagaaataattttgatactaatgataatatattataatgtatttaataaaataatatttaattatataataatatattataattaataacgACGGTAACACTCACAATAAGTATACACACGTGATTGTAAACCTGATAGCATAGAAATATTTTCTCATGAAATGATAAAGGAGTAACGAGATTCCATGGAAACTTGCACAAGTAAAGCATCTCTTGAGTTTTTCCCATGTTCCCACAAAGCTAAATGTCAATGTCAATCACCCTATTCTTCACCCTGGCTTGCAAAGCATGGAAAAAACT
It contains:
- the LOC123220476 gene encoding pirin-like protein; protein product: MPEKDISFAVKEPRLVVRKFLARPQHEGLGAIVRRSIGRFELRYFDPFLVLDEFSVTAPAGFPDHPHRGFETVTYMLQGAVTHEDFEGHKGTIGAGDLQWMTAGRGIVHSEMPAAQGTQKGLQLWINLSSKHKMIEPRYQEILSKDIAEVEKDGIHVRVIAGEALGTKSPVYTRTPTMYLDFTLKPGAHLQQPILKSWNAFVYVLEGDGIFSSMKSSPVSAHHLLLLGSGDGLEAWNKSSKPLRFILVGGEPLGEPVAQLGPFVMNTQEEIDQTIDDFENYVNGFEKARHWRSEAAISLDF